A region of the Verrucomicrobium sp. genome:
CCGCCGTTCCGGCCGTCCGCAGGCGGTAGCGGACGGCGGCTTCCCGCAGGGCCGCGCCCAACTCGGCCTCCGGCTGGGCGAACTTCGGGCGGAACCAGGGGAAAAGGCCCATCAAATCGTGGACGACGAGGATCTGCCCGTCGCAGGCCTGGCCCGCGCCGATACCGATGGTGGGGATGGAAAGACGGCGGCTGACGGCCTCCGCCACGGCGGGGACGACCAGCTCCAGGACGACGGCGGAGGCGCCCGCCTCCTCCAGCGCGGCCGCGTCGGCCTCGATCCGCGCGGCCTCCTCCCCGTTCTTTCCTTTCACTCGGTAGCCGCCTTCTTCCCGGACCGACTGGGGGAGCATGCCGAGATGGCCGACAAGAGGGATGCCCGCGCCGACGATGGCCTTTACCTGCGGCAGGAAGTCGCGCCCGCCCTCCAGTTTCACCGCGTCGGCCCCCGCATCGACGAGGGCGCGGGCGGCGGCCAGTGCCTGGGCCGCGTCGCCGTAGGTGCGGTAGGGCAGGTCGGCGACGACGAAGGCTTCCTTCACCGCCCGGGCCACGGGACGGGTATGGTGGATCATGTCGGCCAGGGTCACGGAGGTCGTATCCTCATAGCCCAGGACGACCATGCCCAGGGAGTCGCCGACGAGGATGAACGGGATCCCCGCCTCATCCAGAAGACGGGCGGTGGGGTAATCGTACGCGGTCAAGGCGGCGATCTTTTCACCCCGCGCCTTCATGGCGCGCAGGTCGGAGGGGGTAATCTTAGAGGGCATGAAGAAGCTGGGAAATGGTGGAGGCCCGTCCGGGCAGGACCAGGTCAGGGACGATTTCGGAAAGCGGTTCCAGGACGAAGCGCCGATGGGCCATCCGGGGATGCGGGACGATCAGGTCCCCTTCCTCGATCCGCTCCTGGCCGAAGTAAAGGAGGTCCAGGTCGAGGGGCCGGGGCGCGTTGCGGACACTCTCCGTGCGGCCTTCTTCCCGCTCGAAGGTTTTAAGCCGCTCAAAAAGGGCTCGGGCGGTGCCGTCATAGTCGATCTCCGCCACGGCATTGAGGAAGGCGCCGGACTCTTCCGGGCAATCGACGGGGGCCGTCTCCACCACGGAAGAGGCGCGGAAATGGCCGCTGGAAAGGCTTTGCAGAAAGGCCATGCCGCGCGCGATGTGACGGGCGCGGTTGCCCAGGTTGGAGCCGAGTGCGATGCCCGCTTTCAAGGGGTTCTAAGATGCCACGATGAATCGCGGCGGAAAGAAGAATCTGGATAAGAATATATCATTAATAATCAACGCGTTAAGGTTAATTTCAGGATTCCATCCGTAACACCGGTTACCGTACTGCGTCTAATCTTTTATGAACGATGAAATCGGGGCTCCCAAGCCCGTCCATGTGATCCAATTGCAGGTGCCGACTCTTTCCCGCTCCGGAAAGGGAGTCGTCGCCGCGCTGTGCCTCGGCGCGGCCCTGGCCGCCGGATGGGCCTTAGGGCATCAGGCCTCTCCCGTTTCCGCTCCGTCCCAAACTCAAGCCGCCGCCGCGCCGGCTCCCGCCGTTCCCGCTCCGCAGGTCCAGCCCCCCGTGGCCGCGCCGCGTGACGCGACTCTCATTTACACCCCTGCCGTGGCCCCTTCCGTCATCCCCGCTCCGGCGGTCGTTGAAAAGGCCTCCTCCGTGACCGTCGTCGAGCCGGCGGCCACCGCCGCCATGCCGCCCACCGCGGCGGCGCCCGTGCCCGCGCAGCCCTCCTTGACGGCGAAGCAGCGGATGGCCGACGCCATCGAGAACCAGGCCGCGGCGACCGGACAAAGCACCTCGGAAGTGATCCAGTCGATCAACCCCACCTATTCCACGCCCGCTTCCGCGCCGACGAGTGTGACCGTGGCCGCGCCCGCCCCGGCGCCTGCGCCGACGGTCGTCGTCCAGCCGACGCCGGTCTATTATTATAGCCCCGCTTATTACGGGTATTACGGATACCGCCCGTATTGGGGCGGGCCCTATTACGGCCCCGGCTGGGGTTATCCCTATGGGGGCCCGACCGTGGGCATCGGCGTCGGCTTCCGCTTTGGCGGCGGCGGACACCATCACCACTAACGGCTAAAACCGGCCCTCTTTGGAAAGGACGGCGCGGTTGAGAAAGACGACCCGCACGTCCTTTCCATAGAAATAGACGAGGCCTGCCGCGCCGATCGTCTCACTGCTCTCCACGCGGTCCGGCTTGCCCAGGAGAGCCCGGACCTCCACCGGGCTCATGCCGGGGCGGACGCGGTCGAGATTCGCCTGCGTCGGCCCGAGGCAGGCGGTCAAAAGAAGGGCGGAAAGAAAGAGAACGCGGGCTCGCATCGGCGGAGGTAAAAAGGATAAGATCGGCGCGATGGCCAAGGAAATCCTTTTCATTTGCACGGGCAACTATTACCGCAGCCGCTTTGCCGAGGCGATGTTCAACCACGGGGCCGAGGCCCGCAACCTTCCCTGGCGCGCCTTTTCCCGCGGCCTGGCCATCCACCTGGTGCAGGACGCCCTTTCTCCCCACACGCACAAGGCGCTCCACGCGCGGCAGGTTCCCCTGCGCCACACCGCGCCCGACCGCCAGTCCCTGACGGAGTCCGACCTGAAGCGCGCCGCGCGGACGATCGCCCTTAAGCGGGTGGAGCACCTGCCGATGATGCAGGAGCAGTTCCCCGACTGGAGCGCGAAGATCAATTACTGGGAGGTGCACGACATTGACTTCATCTCCCCGGAGGAGGCGCTGCCGCAGATCGAGACGCTCGTTTCCTCCCTCCTGGACGAGCTGGAGAAGGGAAAATAGCGGCGGCGGGGTCCCATGCTGGACAGGCCGGGAGGGCTTTCCCTAGCTTCCTGTTTTTAACCGCATGACACCGACCGCCCTCGCCAATCCCGAAATCGCCTCCCTCATCCCCTACGAGCCGGGGAAACCGATCGACGACGTGGCGCGGGAGCTGGGCCTGGACCCCGCCTCCATCATCAAGCTGGCCTCCAACGAGAATCCCCTGGGCCCCTCCCCCCTGGCCGTCCAGGCCATGCAGGAGGCCCTGCCGAAACTCCACCTCTACCCGGACGGCGCGGTATGTACCGATGATCTGTTATCTCGTCGTAGCGTACCTTCGTTGGATCGCGCATCCGCTCAGCGAAGTGAACCGCCTCGCAGCCGGCCGACATCGCGCGTCCCTAGCCGGG
Encoded here:
- the bamE gene encoding outer membrane protein assembly factor BamE — its product is MRARVLFLSALLLTACLGPTQANLDRVRPGMSPVEVRALLGKPDRVESSETIGAAGLVYFYGKDVRVVFLNRAVLSKEGRF
- the panB gene encoding 3-methyl-2-oxobutanoate hydroxymethyltransferase, which translates into the protein MPSKITPSDLRAMKARGEKIAALTAYDYPTARLLDEAGIPFILVGDSLGMVVLGYEDTTSVTLADMIHHTRPVARAVKEAFVVADLPYRTYGDAAQALAAARALVDAGADAVKLEGGRDFLPQVKAIVGAGIPLVGHLGMLPQSVREEGGYRVKGKNGEEAARIEADAAALEEAGASAVVLELVVPAVAEAVSRRLSIPTIGIGAGQACDGQILVVHDLMGLFPWFRPKFAQPEAELGAALREAAVRYRLRTAGTAAAAQ
- the folK gene encoding 2-amino-4-hydroxy-6-hydroxymethyldihydropteridine diphosphokinase, which produces MKAGIALGSNLGNRARHIARGMAFLQSLSSGHFRASSVVETAPVDCPEESGAFLNAVAEIDYDGTARALFERLKTFEREEGRTESVRNAPRPLDLDLLYFGQERIEEGDLIVPHPRMAHRRFVLEPLSEIVPDLVLPGRASTISQLLHAL